Proteins from a genomic interval of Rosa chinensis cultivar Old Blush chromosome 2, RchiOBHm-V2, whole genome shotgun sequence:
- the LOC112190730 gene encoding uncharacterized protein LOC112190730, producing the protein MTTLSMTTPGYALPVSFFLLLLLLVFFFLYFLLTQESYMYYRVQSPKDGRRFSQILTFQGFRAHLMFLGSFRLVIKSKGGETWDAQESDEGDDGGRLLELQQLQR; encoded by the exons ATGACAACCTTGTCAATGACCACGCCTGGTTATGCACTCCCGGTCAGCtttttcctcctccttcttcttcttgtttttttctttctctatttcTTATTAACACAAGAATCATACATGTATTACAGAGTGCAATCACCCAAAGACGGCCGCAGATTTTCTCAGATCCTCACCTTTCaag GGTTTCGagcccatctgatgtttctggGCTCTTTCCGCTTGGTGATAAAGTCCAAAG GTGGTGAAACATGGGATGCCCAAGAGAGTGATGAAGGAGATGATGGAGGGCGACTTTTGGAGCTTCAACAACTTCAAAGGTAG
- the LOC112183823 gene encoding uncharacterized protein LOC112183823 has protein sequence MEEAKKLYLQGLLHRKPTSETSLHNFVKEIRSIEQDCRNCYDEKFHHLSSDKFVEIMVVDGCFVIELFRKFSGELPWRVFNCLLHLTSEADKFPLPKLTLKYFEGYTMGTYPQANAALENKHLLDFLGNCLQGSSDESAEFENYSQRRPSIPSGTELDYFGIRFKLGGSNDVCNGTFRNGFLTIPPLSVQENGESLFRNLKPMNSWNRVIRVN, from the exons ATGGAAGAAGCTAAAAAATTGTATTTGCAAGGTCTCCTTCATCGAAAGCCAACTTCAGAGACCAGCTTGCATAACTTTGTCAAAGAAATTAGAAGCATAGAACAAGACTGCCGCAACTGTTATGATGAAAAATTCCATCACTTGTCTAGTGACAAGTTTGTGGAAATAATGGTGGTTGATGGTTGCTTTGTTATTGAACTGTTCCGCAAGTTTTCAGGAGAG CTTCCTTGGAGAGTTTTTAACTGTTTGCTTCACCTCACCTCCGAAGCTGATAAGTTTCCTCTTCCTAAGCTTACTCTAAAGTACTTTGAGGGGTACACAATGGGGACATATCCACAGGCTAATGCagcattagaaaataaacatttGCTGGACTTTTTAGGTAATTGTTTACAAGGATCTTCTGATGAATCTGCAGAGTTTGAGAACTATAGCCAGAGGCGCCCCTCGATTCCCTCTGGGACAGAGCTTGATTATTTTGGTATTCGGTTTAAGCTTGGAGGCAGTAATGACGTGTGCAATGGAACATTCAGGAATGGATTTCTGACGATTCCACCATTATCAGTTCAAGAGAATGGAGAATCTCTCTTTAGAAACCTCAAGCCTATGAACAGTTGGAACCGAGTAATAAGAGTAAATTGA
- the LOC112189760 gene encoding protein IRX15-LIKE, with translation MKNGNTKLILLHPYIQKQGSSNRLWLLTFMSLSTLAFLLTIIYTSGLYAYSTATTTTTTTANIAAATITATNAPMPTTVINTLLHYASKSNDTFKMSYSEIKPISDVLRKCSSPCNFLIFGLTHETLLWKALNHNGRTVFIDENRYYAAYMEEKHPEIDAYDVQYTTKTREMSELIKVAKEQIRNECRPVQNLLFSECKLGINDLPNHVYEVDWDVILIDGPRGDWPDSPGRISPIFTSGVLARSKKGGSGKTHVFVHDFRRDVERVCGDEFLCRENLVEESETLGHYVMERMEETSFQFCRNNNREVTSSTSAAANNSSSSSSSLSQ, from the coding sequence ATGAAGAACGGCAACACCAAGCTGATTCTTCTCCACCCTTACATCCAAAAACAAGGCAGCTCCAACCGGCTATGGCTTCTCACCTTCATGTCCTTGTCCACCCTCGCCTTTCTCCTCACAATCATTTACACCAGCGGATTGTATGCATATTCGACAGCAACTacaaccaccaccacaaccGCCAATATAGCCGCCGCCACTATAACCGCCACCAACGCCCCAATGCCGACCACCGTGATCAACACGCTCCTCCACTACGCGTCGAAATCAAACGACACGTTCAAAATGTCATACTCCGAGATCAAACCCATCTCGGACGTACTGAGAAAATGCTCCTCCCCTTGTAACTTCCTGATCTTCGGCCTCACCCACGAGACCCTTCTCTGGAAAGCCCTAAACCACAACGGCCGGACCGTCTTCATCGACGAGAACCGCTACTACGCCGCCTACATGGAAGAAAAGCACCCGGAAATCGACGCCTACGACGTTCAATACACCACCAAGACTAGAGAGATGTCCGAGTTGATCAAAGTCGCCAAAGAACAGATCAGAAACGAGTGCCGGCCGGTTCAGAATCTGTTGTTCTCGGAATGCAAGCTCGGAATCAATGATCTTCCGAACCATGTCTACGAAGTCGACTGGGACGTGATCTTGATCGACGGGCCCAGAGGAGACTGGCCCGACTCGCCGGGCCGCATCTCTCCCATTTTCACCTCCGGCGTTCTGGCCCGGAGCAAAAAGGGCGGGAGCGGGAAGACACACGTGTTCGTTCATGACTTCAGGAGGGACGTGGAGAGGGTCTGTGGGGATGAGTTTCTGTGCAGAGAAAATTTGGTGGAGGAGAGTGAGACGCTGGGGCATTATGTGATGGAGAGGATGGAGGAGACCAGCTTCCAGTTCTGCCGCAACAACAACCGTGAAGTGACGTCATCAACGTCGGCGGCGGCAaataattcttcttcttcttcttcgtccttGTCTCAGTAA